One Candidatus Methylomirabilota bacterium genomic region harbors:
- a CDS encoding SCP2 sterol-binding domain-containing protein, with the protein MATVKEVFEQMPGRFRPDKAAGSNAVIQYDISGEGGGTWHAIIKDGACTVNQGPGTNPNLTLSMSAPDWLDMVSNKQSGQMLFMSGKLKLKGDMGLAMKLGSMFAMQ; encoded by the coding sequence ATGGCGACCGTGAAAGAGGTATTCGAGCAGATGCCGGGCCGCTTCCGTCCGGACAAGGCCGCCGGGAGCAACGCGGTGATCCAGTACGACATCAGCGGCGAGGGCGGAGGCACCTGGCACGCGATCATCAAGGACGGGGCATGCACCGTCAACCAGGGGCCAGGCACGAACCCGAACTTGACGCTCTCCATGTCGGCGCCGGACTGGCTCGACATGGTCTCCAACAAGCAGTCGGGCCAGATGCTCTTCATGTCGGGCAAACTCAAGCTGAAGGGCGACATGGGTCTGGCCATGAAGCTCGGGTCGATGTTCGCGATGCAATGA
- a CDS encoding threonine/serine dehydratase: MSLTLDDVRAAARRLDDRVTRTPVITSPWWDDASGHRVFFKCENLQRAGSFKIRGALNKLLSLTPEERRRGVIAFSSGNHAQGVALAARMVGTSAMVVMPKDAPALKLEATRGYGAEVVFYDRLREDREAIARRLAAETGRVLVPPFDDSAIMAGQGTAALELLADVPSLDVLVAPVGGGGLMAGCSTVARSLLPGITIIGVEADTANDTYLSLQKGERVTIPPPPTIADGIRVTTPGELTFPILSRNRTVIALVTDDEIRAAVGALALRAHVVVEPTGAVGAAAVLAGRLPVGRGARVGVILSGGNIDPEALIDILKGSGT; encoded by the coding sequence GTGAGCCTCACGCTCGACGACGTCCGCGCCGCCGCTCGGCGGCTCGACGACCGGGTGACGCGCACGCCGGTCATCACCTCGCCGTGGTGGGACGACGCCAGCGGCCATCGCGTCTTCTTCAAGTGCGAGAACCTCCAGCGGGCCGGCTCGTTCAAGATCCGCGGCGCCCTGAACAAGCTGCTGTCGCTCACGCCGGAGGAGCGGCGGCGGGGCGTCATCGCCTTCTCCTCGGGCAACCACGCCCAGGGCGTGGCCCTGGCGGCGCGCATGGTCGGCACCAGCGCCATGGTCGTCATGCCGAAGGACGCGCCGGCGCTCAAGCTCGAGGCCACGCGCGGGTACGGCGCCGAGGTCGTCTTCTACGACCGCCTGCGGGAGGATCGCGAGGCCATCGCGCGCCGCCTCGCTGCCGAAACCGGCCGCGTGCTGGTGCCGCCCTTCGACGACTCCGCCATCATGGCGGGCCAGGGCACGGCGGCGCTCGAGCTGCTGGCCGACGTCCCATCGCTGGACGTGCTGGTCGCCCCGGTGGGCGGCGGCGGGCTGATGGCGGGGTGCAGCACGGTGGCCCGAAGTCTCCTGCCCGGCATCACGATCATCGGCGTCGAGGCCGACACGGCGAACGACACGTACCTGTCGCTCCAGAAGGGCGAGCGGGTGACGATCCCGCCGCCGCCCACGATCGCCGACGGCATCCGGGTGACCACGCCGGGCGAGCTGACGTTTCCGATCCTCAGCCGGAATCGGACCGTCATCGCCCTCGTGACCGACGACGAGATCCGCGCGGCGGTGGGCGCCCTGGCGCTGAGAGCGCACGTCGTCGTCGAGCCGACGGGCGCGGTCGGCGCCGCCGCGGTCCTGGCTGGCAGGCTGCCGGTCGGGCGCGGCGCCCGCGTCGGCGTCATCCTCTCCGGCGGCAACATCGACCCCGAGGCCCTCATCGACATCCTCAAGGGGTCTGGGACATAA
- a CDS encoding alpha/beta fold hydrolase: MADWEEEIERNFRRMKNLAAMIVDPREPRTGQTPRQEIHRKNKSRLYRYESLRTFRTPVLFVPNLGISRPYIFDLLPGGSFIEHMTRQGFDFYLLDWGVFGPEDNGLTVEDCVTRILPRMADKVLESSGAHELSVLGYCMGAPLSAAFIAAYPEVPVRSFINMAGPIDFSKVGLFGLWLDKKYFNVDRFVDTLGAIPADMVKAGFKLLKPTMDLSMNLNLWWNLWNDKYVEGFSALNRWANEYVAFPGEFFRQWVRDFYQENKLYRGELRFGGRPVRLSAIRCPVFVVGATEDYIAPPACVRALIDVVSSRDKEYVELPGGHISLIAGRGAAMHCWPKVSGWLAPRSD; the protein is encoded by the coding sequence ATGGCTGACTGGGAGGAGGAGATCGAGCGCAACTTCCGCCGCATGAAGAACCTGGCGGCGATGATCGTGGATCCCCGCGAGCCCCGGACGGGGCAGACCCCGCGCCAGGAGATCCACCGGAAGAACAAGTCGCGGTTGTACCGGTACGAGTCCCTGCGCACGTTCCGCACGCCCGTCCTGTTCGTGCCCAACCTCGGCATCAGCCGGCCGTACATCTTCGACCTCCTGCCCGGGGGCAGCTTCATCGAGCACATGACCCGGCAGGGGTTCGACTTCTACCTGCTCGACTGGGGCGTCTTCGGCCCCGAGGACAACGGGCTCACGGTCGAGGACTGCGTCACCCGGATCCTGCCCCGCATGGCCGACAAGGTGCTGGAGTCGTCGGGCGCCCACGAGCTGAGCGTGCTCGGCTACTGCATGGGGGCACCGCTCTCGGCGGCGTTCATCGCCGCCTATCCCGAGGTGCCGGTGCGGAGCTTCATCAACATGGCGGGCCCCATCGACTTCTCCAAGGTCGGGCTCTTCGGGCTGTGGCTCGACAAGAAGTACTTCAACGTCGACCGGTTCGTGGACACGCTGGGGGCGATCCCGGCCGACATGGTCAAGGCCGGCTTCAAGCTGCTCAAGCCGACGATGGACCTCTCCATGAACCTCAACCTCTGGTGGAACCTCTGGAACGACAAGTACGTGGAAGGGTTCAGCGCGCTCAACCGGTGGGCCAACGAGTACGTGGCCTTCCCGGGCGAGTTCTTCCGCCAGTGGGTGCGCGACTTCTACCAGGAGAACAAGCTCTACCGCGGCGAGCTCCGGTTCGGGGGCCGGCCGGTGCGCCTGAGCGCCATCCGCTGTCCGGTCTTCGTCGTCGGCGCCACCGAGGACTACATCGCGCCGCCGGCCTGCGTCCGGGCGCTGATCGACGTCGTGTCCAGCCGTGACAAGGAGTACGTCGAGTTGCCCGGCGGGCACATCTCCCTCATCGCCGGCCGGGGCGCCGCGATGCATTGCTGGCCGAAGGTTTCCGGGTGGCTGGCGCCGCGATCGGACTGA
- a CDS encoding MaoC family dehydratase, translating to MIGKTIAELAQGDSAELVRHVDRANIGEFVDAVGDYNPLHSDPQFAASTSFGEPIAPGVFTAGLISAVIGTELPGPGSIYLSQSLKFVKPVRPGDTITVRVEVLEVIPKRNRIRLSTVCRNQQGEEVLVGEAWVMPPKTAVTYERPPETSAVGLLAFQPWAWAARTMALWGALSLSMLTGGLGRRRR from the coding sequence ATGATCGGTAAGACGATCGCGGAGCTGGCGCAGGGGGATTCCGCCGAGCTGGTCCGGCACGTCGACAGGGCCAACATCGGCGAGTTCGTGGACGCCGTCGGCGACTACAACCCGCTCCACAGCGACCCGCAGTTCGCGGCGTCGACGTCGTTCGGCGAGCCCATCGCCCCGGGCGTCTTCACGGCCGGCCTGATCTCCGCCGTCATCGGCACCGAGCTGCCGGGGCCGGGCTCGATTTATCTCTCGCAGAGCCTCAAGTTCGTGAAGCCCGTCCGGCCCGGGGACACGATCACGGTGCGGGTCGAGGTGCTGGAAGTGATCCCGAAGCGAAACCGCATCCGCCTCTCGACCGTCTGTCGCAACCAGCAGGGCGAGGAGGTGCTGGTGGGCGAGGCCTGGGTGATGCCGCCGAAGACGGCCGTCACCTACGAGCGCCCGCCCGAGACCTCGGCCGTCGGTCTGCTGGCGTTTCAGCCGTGGGCCTGGGCGGCCCGGACGATGGCCCTCTGGGGGGCGCTCAGCCTCTCGATGCTCACCGGCGGACTCGGCCGCCGCCGTCGCTGA
- a CDS encoding enoyl-CoA hydratase-related protein: MAFETLMLSREESFVVITLNRPPANAISERLIQELNEALASVEADEAVRAVILTGAGDRIFCAGADLGSAFSSGTVDAFIRFGNGVLRKIERFAKPVIAALNGHALGGGCEIAMACHFRLLKESARMGQTESNLGIIPGFGGTQRMPRLIGRAKALEFMILGTQVAAAECLALGLVNRLSKEGETLNDAKALARQLAKRPPIASRLILEAVDDGLDAPIDQALEIETRAFLKTLKTEDAAEGIQAFFAKREPSFKGK; the protein is encoded by the coding sequence ATGGCGTTTGAAACCCTGATGCTCTCGCGCGAAGAGAGCTTCGTCGTGATCACCCTGAACCGCCCGCCGGCCAACGCGATCAGCGAGCGCCTCATCCAGGAGCTGAACGAGGCGCTGGCCTCCGTGGAGGCCGACGAGGCCGTGCGCGCGGTCATCCTGACGGGGGCGGGCGACCGGATCTTCTGCGCCGGCGCCGACCTGGGCTCGGCCTTCTCCAGCGGGACCGTCGACGCGTTCATCCGCTTCGGCAACGGCGTGCTGAGGAAGATCGAGCGGTTCGCCAAGCCAGTCATCGCCGCCCTCAACGGCCACGCGCTCGGTGGCGGCTGTGAGATCGCCATGGCCTGTCACTTCCGGCTCCTGAAGGAATCGGCTCGCATGGGCCAGACCGAGTCGAACCTCGGCATCATCCCCGGCTTCGGCGGCACCCAGCGGATGCCCCGGCTCATCGGACGGGCCAAGGCTCTGGAGTTCATGATCCTGGGGACGCAGGTCGCGGCGGCGGAGTGCCTGGCCCTGGGCCTGGTCAACCGGCTCTCGAAGGAAGGCGAGACGCTCAACGACGCCAAGGCGCTGGCCCGCCAGCTCGCCAAGCGGCCGCCGATCGCCAGCCGGCTCATCCTCGAGGCGGTCGACGACGGCCTGGACGCGCCGATCGACCAGGCGCTCGAGATCGAGACCCGCGCCTTCCTCAAGACGCTGAAGACCGAGGATGCCGCCGAGGGGATCCAGGCCTTCTTCGCCAAGCGCGAGCCGAGCTTCAAGGGGAAGTAG
- the fabG gene encoding 3-oxoacyl-ACP reductase FabG has product MDLGIRDRVAVVTGGARSLGRADAEALAAEGCRVAILDLNAEGAEEAAKEITAAGGVARGYPCDVRDAAQVGGVVAAVERDLGPVDICVNNAGIIYTVAQIKDTRPEDWELNLAINLTGTFNVTKAVFPGMRERRWGRIVCMASIAGLMGGFGQTAYATTKMGLVGFAKSVALEGARHGVTCNVIAPGIIGPNAKLSPMYDRMVKRVAMQREGEPEDVAWAIAFLCSERARYITGAVLTVTGGMDLFTF; this is encoded by the coding sequence GTGGACCTCGGGATCCGTGACCGCGTCGCCGTCGTGACGGGCGGGGCCCGAAGCCTGGGGCGGGCCGACGCCGAGGCGCTGGCGGCCGAGGGCTGCCGGGTCGCCATCCTCGACCTCAACGCGGAGGGCGCCGAGGAAGCGGCCAAGGAGATCACGGCCGCGGGAGGCGTGGCGCGGGGCTACCCTTGCGACGTGCGCGATGCCGCCCAGGTGGGCGGCGTGGTCGCCGCGGTCGAGCGCGATCTCGGCCCCGTCGACATCTGCGTCAACAACGCGGGAATCATCTACACGGTCGCCCAGATCAAGGACACCCGTCCCGAGGACTGGGAGCTCAACCTGGCCATCAACCTGACCGGGACCTTCAACGTGACCAAGGCGGTCTTCCCCGGCATGCGCGAGCGCCGCTGGGGCCGGATCGTCTGCATGGCGTCGATCGCCGGGCTGATGGGCGGGTTCGGCCAGACCGCGTATGCCACGACGAAGATGGGGCTGGTGGGCTTCGCCAAGTCGGTGGCCCTGGAGGGTGCCCGCCACGGCGTGACCTGTAACGTGATCGCGCCCGGGATCATCGGGCCGAACGCGAAGCTCTCCCCGATGTACGACCGCATGGTCAAGCGCGTCGCCATGCAGCGCGAAGGGGAGCCCGAGGATGTCGCCTGGGCCATCGCGTTCCTCTGCTCCGAGCGCGCGCGTTACATCACCGGGGCCGTGCTCACGGTGACCGGGGGCATGGACCTGTTCACCTTCTAA
- a CDS encoding TetR/AcrR family transcriptional regulator, with product MRDPGKPQQIIDAAIRVFARNGYYNSRVSDIAREAGIASGTIYLYFKTKDEILVTLFREKMAEWVAYARREIAGQPSAVAKIRRLVALHFSVLERQPDLAEVVQVELRQGHKFFRGASAQEVSAYFELIGAILQEGIAAGEIRSDVPVKVATKVLFGAMDQVATSWVLGKRAYRLSEAADPVASIFLKGVCVHGV from the coding sequence ATGCGCGACCCGGGCAAGCCTCAACAGATCATCGACGCGGCCATCCGCGTGTTCGCGCGCAACGGCTACTACAACTCGCGCGTCTCCGACATCGCCCGCGAGGCGGGGATCGCCAGCGGCACGATCTACCTCTACTTCAAGACCAAGGACGAGATCCTGGTCACGCTCTTCCGCGAGAAGATGGCGGAGTGGGTGGCCTACGCGCGGCGCGAGATCGCCGGCCAGCCCAGCGCGGTGGCCAAGATCCGGCGGCTGGTGGCGCTGCACTTCAGCGTGCTGGAGCGGCAGCCGGACCTGGCCGAGGTCGTCCAGGTCGAGCTGCGCCAGGGCCACAAGTTCTTCCGCGGCGCCTCGGCCCAGGAGGTCTCCGCCTACTTCGAGCTGATCGGCGCGATCCTCCAGGAGGGCATCGCCGCCGGCGAGATCCGCTCCGACGTGCCGGTGAAGGTCGCGACGAAGGTGCTCTTCGGCGCCATGGACCAGGTGGCGACGTCCTGGGTGCTCGGCAAGCGCGCCTACCGTCTCAGCGAGGCCGCCGACCCGGTGGCGTCGATCTTCCTCAAGGGAGTGTGCGTCCATGGCGTTTGA
- a CDS encoding LLM class flavin-dependent oxidoreductase, translated as MKVKYRIGVMPGPWPAGPDGRDFFWRFVDLCEQIDIDSVWFNERLSAPQPVLEPLTAMAAVAARTRRLKFGPSVLVTPFRSPVLLARELATVDYLSGGRMLPAFGVGAEQEREFRAAGVPFKERGRRTDEAIAIMRRCWAEDEVTFAGEFWQLERVTVLPKPVQQPFPVWIGGNSEAAMRRAGRLGDGWLPSFITPEQFRIGVEKTQAFAAAADREVPADHFGALVYCCFAPDPATARATATPFIPRGRVDDAMLDQCAAFGPPAVLAERLEQYVRAGGSKFVVRPMCPPAQMLDQLARLAQEVVPLFHAR; from the coding sequence ATGAAGGTCAAGTACCGCATCGGCGTGATGCCCGGTCCCTGGCCGGCGGGGCCCGACGGCCGCGACTTCTTCTGGCGCTTCGTCGACCTCTGCGAGCAGATCGACATCGACTCGGTCTGGTTCAACGAGCGGCTGTCGGCGCCCCAGCCAGTGCTGGAGCCCCTGACCGCGATGGCGGCCGTCGCCGCGCGGACGCGGCGCCTCAAGTTCGGCCCCAGCGTGCTGGTCACGCCGTTCCGCTCGCCCGTGCTGCTGGCGCGGGAGCTGGCCACGGTCGACTATCTCTCGGGCGGCCGGATGCTACCGGCCTTCGGCGTCGGTGCCGAGCAGGAGCGCGAGTTCCGCGCGGCCGGCGTGCCCTTCAAGGAGCGCGGCCGGCGCACCGACGAGGCGATCGCGATCATGCGGCGCTGCTGGGCGGAGGACGAGGTCACCTTCGCCGGGGAGTTCTGGCAGCTCGAGCGCGTGACCGTGCTGCCCAAGCCCGTACAGCAGCCGTTCCCCGTCTGGATCGGCGGCAACAGCGAGGCGGCCATGCGCCGGGCCGGCCGGCTCGGCGATGGCTGGCTTCCATCGTTCATCACCCCCGAGCAGTTCCGGATCGGCGTCGAGAAGACCCAGGCCTTCGCCGCCGCCGCCGATCGCGAGGTCCCGGCCGATCATTTCGGCGCGCTGGTCTACTGCTGCTTCGCTCCCGACCCGGCCACGGCCCGCGCCACCGCGACGCCGTTCATTCCCCGGGGGCGCGTCGACGACGCGATGCTCGACCAGTGCGCCGCGTTCGGGCCGCCCGCCGTGCTGGCCGAGCGCCTGGAGCAGTATGTGCGCGCCGGCGGCTCCAAGTTCGTCGTGCGGCCGATGTGCCCCCCCGCCCAGATGCTGGATCAGCTCGCGCGCCTGGCTCAAGAGGTCGTCCCGCTGTTCCACGCGCGCTGA
- the sppA gene encoding signal peptide peptidase SppA — MRRLPARALVVLAALGLAGCSVISVDLTPRIRPLEETTVEGQGDAKILLIDISGVLSDEALSPVLTLGAPPPRVPLLVRIREELKKAAEDRKVRALVVRVNSPGGTVTASDIVFRELDMFKRSTRVPVLAVMMDVAASGGYYVALAADTIVAHPTTVTGSIGTIMVNLNAEGLLQKIGVAPETIKSGERKDMGSPFRRPTPEERAIFQAVIDDLHRQFVAKLVERRKLPLEAAQRLADGRIYTAEQALRNGLVDRIGYMSDALALARRAADLDEARVIVYRRPREYRATYYARAEAPTGGLESTLSQLAILSAPGPRFLYLWWP, encoded by the coding sequence ATGCGCCGACTCCCGGCCCGGGCGCTCGTGGTCCTCGCCGCCCTAGGGCTGGCGGGCTGCTCGGTGATCTCCGTCGACCTCACGCCGCGGATCCGGCCCCTCGAGGAGACGACCGTCGAGGGCCAGGGCGACGCCAAGATCCTCCTCATCGACATCTCCGGCGTGCTCAGCGATGAGGCCCTGTCGCCCGTGCTCACGCTGGGCGCGCCACCGCCGCGGGTGCCCCTGCTCGTGCGGATCCGGGAGGAGCTGAAGAAGGCGGCGGAAGACCGGAAGGTCCGCGCGCTGGTCGTGCGCGTGAACAGCCCCGGCGGCACCGTGACGGCCTCCGACATCGTCTTCCGTGAGCTGGACATGTTCAAGCGCAGCACCCGGGTCCCGGTCCTGGCGGTGATGATGGACGTCGCCGCCTCCGGTGGCTACTACGTGGCCCTGGCCGCCGACACGATCGTCGCGCATCCGACGACGGTCACCGGCTCGATCGGCACCATCATGGTCAACCTCAACGCCGAGGGGCTCCTGCAGAAGATCGGCGTGGCCCCGGAGACGATCAAATCGGGCGAGCGCAAGGACATGGGCAGCCCCTTCCGCCGCCCGACGCCGGAGGAGCGCGCGATCTTCCAGGCGGTCATCGACGACCTGCACCGCCAGTTCGTGGCCAAGCTCGTCGAGCGCCGCAAGCTTCCGCTGGAGGCCGCCCAGCGTCTGGCCGACGGTCGCATCTACACGGCCGAGCAGGCGCTCCGCAACGGTCTCGTCGACCGGATCGGCTACATGAGCGACGCGCTGGCCCTGGCCCGCCGCGCGGCCGACCTCGACGAGGCGCGAGTGATCGTGTATCGGCGTCCCCGCGAATACCGCGCCACCTACTACGCGCGGGCGGAAGCCCCGACGGGCGGACTCGAGTCCACCCTCTCCCAGCTGGCGATCCTGTCCGCGCCTGGTCCCCGCTTCCTCTATCTTTGGTGGCCCTGA